One Flavobacteriales bacterium genomic region harbors:
- the cysQ gene encoding 3'(2'),5'-bisphosphate nucleotidase CysQ, translated as MTDQTEINKLTHLAITAAELAGREIMDVYQSPIAVEMKEDNSPLTEADQRANKVIEATLLDSGLPILSEEGSQVDFKERSGWDKYWLVDPLDGTKEFIKRNGEFTVNIALMEGNRPVSGVIYVPVTDTLYVGHAGLGSIKLEGLKTVLGNILTDDLLTPIAARGVKLPVPKGDRPVTLVGSRSHMSPETEAFMEDMRKKHGEVEVLAAGSSLKLCMVAEGKAEYYPRFAPTMEWDTAAGQAIVESMGGRVIRWPEQQPMTYNKEILRNDWFLVEGLTAHNS; from the coding sequence ATGACAGACCAAACCGAAATCAACAAACTCACCCACCTGGCCATCACAGCCGCTGAATTGGCAGGCCGGGAGATCATGGACGTATACCAAAGTCCGATCGCCGTTGAAATGAAAGAAGATAACAGTCCGCTTACGGAGGCAGACCAACGCGCCAACAAGGTCATTGAAGCAACCCTCCTTGATAGCGGATTGCCCATTCTGAGTGAAGAAGGCAGCCAGGTAGACTTTAAAGAAAGGTCCGGCTGGGACAAGTATTGGCTCGTAGACCCCCTGGATGGAACCAAAGAATTTATCAAACGCAATGGCGAGTTTACCGTAAACATTGCCCTGATGGAAGGCAACCGACCGGTATCCGGTGTGATTTATGTGCCGGTGACGGATACGCTTTACGTAGGCCATGCCGGGCTCGGAAGTATCAAACTGGAAGGATTGAAAACCGTATTGGGGAATATCCTGACCGATGACCTGCTCACGCCCATTGCAGCCAGGGGGGTGAAGCTGCCCGTTCCCAAAGGAGACAGGCCGGTGACCCTCGTCGGAAGTAGGTCACACATGTCGCCCGAGACCGAAGCATTCATGGAGGACATGAGAAAAAAACACGGAGAGGTGGAAGTGCTTGCCGCAGGAAGCTCACTTAAACTATGCATGGTGGCAGAGGGCAAGGCGGAATACTATCCCCGTTTTGCACCTACCATGGAGTGGGATACCGCTGCGGGACAAGCCATCGTGGAATCCATGGGAGGCCGCGTGATTCGCTGGCCTGAACAACAACCTATGACCTATAACAAGGAGATATTGAGAAATGATTGGTTCCTTGTTGAAGGCCTTACCGCGCATAATTCGTAG
- a CDS encoding SLC13 family permease: MPDIKVIWMLVIVTGLLLCLYREWLRPSVAFFVTGAVLVVFGIISPAEALHGFANEQLAVIILLLIISDMIRKASAVEALLARMIGASSNLRVILARLSINVSVLSAFFNNTPLVAMMMPFLDGWSKKTGVSPSKVLMPLSFATILGGCVTLIGTSTNLIVNGLAVEAGYPSLGIFDFAPVGLVMLVIGILYIVFVGGRLLPDRKDSRDAFVANSREYFVEAEVQQGSRLVGVSVEDAGLRNLRGLYLIEVVRQKKTIAPVSPGEILETGDVLIFTGATTAIEELTQPSLGLSLPKACDIPKEELANVVEVVISHNSNLIGKTIRESNFRGKYDGAILAVHRNGEKLSGKVGDIEMKAGDALLVLGGKDFLQRTSNIPVFYVINRLKEHENVSLWKSLLVLGGVILSIILSSIQLVPLFTGLVLVLATALLIKVVPNQEIRKSIDFELIIMIALGIAFGRAMINSGAAGYLSQTMYQWLNPLGGTLIIFGIFMVTNLLAGFITTKAAVALVFPVSVSLAAQMHANPVPFILVVAFGGAASFITPIGYQTNLMVYGPGGYSFKDFFRYGAPLTLIYAVVCAVILAWTYGIE, translated from the coding sequence ATGCCTGATATCAAAGTAATATGGATGCTGGTTATAGTTACAGGGCTATTGCTTTGTCTCTATAGGGAATGGCTTCGGCCGTCGGTTGCGTTCTTTGTCACTGGCGCTGTACTTGTGGTGTTTGGCATCATATCACCGGCGGAGGCATTGCATGGCTTTGCCAATGAACAGTTGGCGGTGATCATATTATTGCTGATCATCAGCGACATGATCAGAAAAGCATCGGCGGTGGAGGCATTGCTGGCCCGGATGATCGGGGCATCATCAAACCTTCGTGTGATTCTGGCCAGGTTAAGCATTAATGTGTCCGTGTTATCCGCCTTCTTCAACAACACCCCGCTGGTAGCGATGATGATGCCTTTCCTTGATGGCTGGAGCAAGAAGACCGGGGTGTCGCCTTCAAAAGTATTGATGCCTCTTTCATTTGCCACCATCCTGGGTGGATGTGTGACGCTTATCGGTACATCCACCAATCTGATTGTAAACGGACTGGCTGTGGAAGCGGGCTACCCGTCACTCGGTATTTTCGATTTCGCGCCGGTGGGTTTGGTGATGCTGGTTATCGGCATCCTGTATATTGTTTTTGTTGGTGGTCGTTTGTTGCCTGACAGAAAGGATTCCAGGGATGCTTTTGTTGCCAATTCCAGGGAATATTTTGTGGAAGCCGAGGTGCAGCAGGGATCAAGATTAGTGGGTGTTTCCGTAGAGGATGCGGGGCTCAGGAATCTTCGAGGTCTTTACCTGATCGAGGTGGTTCGTCAGAAAAAGACGATCGCTCCGGTATCACCCGGCGAGATCCTGGAGACGGGAGATGTGCTCATCTTCACCGGCGCTACGACCGCCATTGAGGAACTTACACAGCCGTCACTCGGCTTGTCGTTGCCCAAGGCTTGTGACATCCCTAAAGAAGAACTCGCCAATGTGGTGGAAGTGGTGATCAGCCACAACTCCAACCTCATCGGAAAGACCATCCGTGAATCCAACTTCCGTGGCAAGTATGATGGCGCCATTTTGGCCGTACACCGCAACGGTGAAAAACTGTCGGGCAAAGTGGGTGACATCGAAATGAAAGCCGGTGATGCCCTGCTTGTATTGGGAGGAAAGGATTTCCTTCAACGAACTTCCAACATTCCGGTCTTCTATGTGATCAACCGGTTGAAGGAACATGAAAATGTATCGCTCTGGAAATCATTGCTGGTATTGGGTGGCGTTATCCTGTCTATCATCCTGAGCAGCATACAGCTGGTGCCGTTGTTTACCGGACTGGTCCTTGTCCTGGCCACGGCTTTATTAATCAAGGTGGTGCCTAACCAGGAGATACGCAAAAGCATCGACTTTGAGCTCATCATCATGATCGCATTGGGCATTGCCTTCGGAAGAGCCATGATCAATTCAGGTGCGGCGGGTTATCTCTCACAGACGATGTATCAGTGGTTGAATCCATTGGGAGGGACCCTGATCATATTCGGCATATTTATGGTCACCAATCTTTTGGCAGGATTCATCACCACCAAGGCAGCGGTGGCACTGGTGTTTCCCGTTTCCGTTTCGCTGGCAGCGCAGATGCATGCGAACCCTGTACCCTTTATTCTCGTAGTGGCCTTCGGTGGAGCTGCAAGCTTCATCACCCCGATCGGCTACCAGACGAACCTCATGGTTTATGGTCCGGGGGGATATTCGTTCAAGGACTTTTTCAGGTATGGCGCACCATTGACATTGATCTATGCCGTGGTGTGTGCCGTGATCCTGGCATGGACGTATGGAATTGAATAA
- the gmd gene encoding GDP-mannose 4,6-dehydratase, with protein MRKKALITGITGQDGAYLAEFLLKKGYEVHGIKRRSSLFNTERVDHLYTDTHEGNVNFILHFGDMTDSTNLIRIIQEVQPDEIYNLAAQSHVKVSFETPEYTANADAMGTLRLLEAIRILGMEKKVRFYQASTSELYGKVQETPQKETTPFYPRSPYAVSKLYAFWITKNYREAYDIFACNGILFNHESPIRGETFVTRKITRAVAKISLGLQDKMYLGNLDSQRDWGHARDYVEGMYLMLQVDKPDDYVLATGEVHSVREFTVEAFKQVGIDIEWKGSGVDEVGVDAKTGEERVSIDPRYFRPTEVEFLLGDPSRAIKELGWKPKITFHALVKEMVQADVELFKRDKYLLDGGHKIMNYYE; from the coding sequence ATGAGAAAGAAAGCATTGATTACCGGGATCACCGGCCAGGACGGAGCCTACCTTGCAGAATTCCTTCTGAAAAAAGGATACGAGGTTCACGGTATTAAAAGACGAAGCTCCCTGTTTAACACCGAAAGGGTAGATCACCTGTATACCGATACCCATGAGGGAAATGTGAATTTTATTCTCCACTTCGGAGATATGACGGACTCCACCAACCTGATCCGCATCATCCAGGAGGTGCAGCCCGACGAGATTTATAACCTGGCAGCACAGTCGCATGTGAAAGTTTCATTTGAAACACCTGAATACACCGCCAATGCGGATGCCATGGGTACCCTGAGGTTGCTGGAAGCCATTCGTATCCTCGGAATGGAGAAGAAAGTGAGATTCTACCAGGCTTCCACGTCAGAACTTTACGGTAAGGTGCAGGAAACCCCTCAGAAGGAAACCACCCCGTTCTATCCCAGAAGTCCGTATGCGGTATCCAAACTGTATGCTTTCTGGATCACCAAGAACTACCGGGAAGCTTATGACATTTTCGCCTGCAATGGTATTCTCTTCAACCATGAAAGCCCCATCCGCGGAGAAACTTTCGTAACGCGCAAAATCACCAGGGCTGTAGCCAAGATCTCCCTGGGACTACAGGATAAAATGTACCTCGGAAACCTCGACTCACAACGCGACTGGGGACATGCACGTGACTATGTCGAAGGGATGTACCTGATGCTTCAGGTGGATAAACCCGATGACTATGTGCTGGCAACAGGTGAGGTGCACTCCGTGCGCGAGTTTACCGTAGAAGCCTTCAAACAGGTGGGCATTGATATTGAATGGAAAGGCAGTGGTGTGGATGAGGTGGGCGTAGATGCCAAAACTGGTGAGGAGCGTGTCAGCATCGACCCACGGTATTTCCGCCCCACGGAAGTAGAGTTTCTTTTAGGTGACCCTTCCCGTGCCATCAAGGAACTGGGATGGAAACCGAAGATCACCTTCCATGCCCTGGTGAAGGAAATGGTACAGGCCGACGTAGAGCTCTTCAAGCGGGATAAATATCTTCTTGACGGCGGACATAAGATCATGAACTATTATGAATAA
- a CDS encoding NAD(P)-binding domain-containing protein, with product MKKKIGIIGSGIVAKTLGAGCLKHGYEVMLGTRDTSKLSEWNATHPEAKIGSFEEAAAFGDIVILAVSGRVAKDALAMAGKQHLSGKTVIDTTNPIAEAPPENGVLRFFTNLDESLMEQIQHAYPDVHFVKSFSCVGNAFMVDPAFESKPSMFICGDDAQAKSVVSSLLHEFGWEVEDMGNVEAARAIEPLCMLWCIPGMRENKWSHAFRLMKN from the coding sequence ATGAAAAAGAAAATCGGAATTATCGGCTCCGGAATTGTTGCAAAAACACTGGGTGCCGGTTGCCTCAAACACGGATACGAGGTCATGCTCGGCACCAGGGATACATCAAAGCTTTCGGAATGGAATGCGACACATCCGGAAGCCAAAATCGGCTCATTCGAAGAAGCTGCCGCATTTGGTGACATCGTGATTCTTGCCGTTAGCGGAAGGGTGGCCAAAGATGCACTGGCCATGGCCGGCAAACAACACCTTAGCGGAAAAACGGTCATCGATACCACCAACCCGATCGCAGAAGCTCCCCCGGAGAACGGCGTACTGCGCTTCTTTACCAACCTCGATGAATCCCTGATGGAACAAATTCAGCATGCTTATCCCGATGTTCACTTTGTAAAATCATTCAGTTGTGTCGGCAATGCCTTTATGGTTGATCCGGCCTTTGAAAGCAAACCGTCCATGTTCATCTGCGGAGATGATGCGCAGGCAAAATCGGTTGTGAGTTCCCTGTTGCATGAATTCGGCTGGGAAGTGGAAGATATGGGCAACGTGGAAGCAGCACGGGCGATAGAACCCCTGTGTATGCTTTGGTGTATCCCGGGTATGAGGGAAAATAAATGGTCGCATGCTTTCAGGTTGATGAAGAATTAG